In a single window of the Tellurirhabdus bombi genome:
- a CDS encoding M23 family metallopeptidase, giving the protein MRRKKRSYISLIFLLLIAISATQAQQAPRPGKEVLKAIQPGYFMFPIMPGDINSLSGAMGDLRANHFHAGIDIRTQQREGLAVHAAADGYISRIAVFTGGYGNVLFVKHPNGLTTVYGHLKSLSDPLATYLRENQYKKQTFEIDLRPEPGQFIVKKGGVIALSGNTGGSGGPHLHFEIRDEKNNLLNPLLFGFQELEDTTPPFFDKIALRPLTPTSRINGQASRVVLQPVKRPNGDYVLTQPVTASGLIGLEILAYDRTNGTPYKNGLGCIEIQLDDREVFAYNMDNFPNDQTRLINVHMDYATEQLTGQRYHRCYIADGNNLPLYQTDATKGKLPLFDGESHEVTITLFDSYQNSTHLRFTVKADTSESAPIARLKPSNLPTVLTSAAEENTLLIRARNLPTADAPPAILHTSSAKIEVPVAYVRGNEAVYVVDLNQYLPDSVQVGKAILPLNYRKRIHPGREETYKQEDVSIAFAPSSLLDTLHLTVKRTGNMIAINQLTVPLNDNIGVNFAPSEPVEDKQRTQIYQVSGGRRKYIGGFWKDDRFHFRPRELGTFKLLTDTNAPVAKWIRKDSEGLVATIKDDLSGLESFRMLVNGEWVLMQYDYKRALIWSDRLDRTKPFEGEVVLEVKDRAGNKTLLTANLPMVTAQADSVSNVPPSTVKQ; this is encoded by the coding sequence AAACGTAGTTATATTTCTCTTATTTTCCTTTTACTGATCGCAATTAGTGCCACGCAGGCCCAACAGGCACCCCGTCCGGGTAAAGAGGTGTTGAAAGCAATTCAGCCGGGTTATTTCATGTTTCCTATTATGCCGGGAGATATTAACTCCCTTTCGGGTGCTATGGGCGATTTGCGGGCTAATCACTTTCACGCGGGCATCGACATCCGAACCCAGCAACGCGAAGGTCTTGCGGTTCACGCCGCCGCCGATGGGTATATTTCCCGCATTGCTGTTTTTACAGGTGGGTACGGCAACGTTCTTTTCGTTAAACACCCCAACGGCCTAACTACCGTGTATGGTCACCTGAAAAGCCTAAGTGATCCGCTAGCCACTTATTTACGCGAAAACCAATACAAAAAACAAACCTTTGAAATCGATTTACGGCCCGAACCCGGTCAATTTATCGTCAAAAAAGGAGGCGTAATTGCCTTATCGGGCAATACGGGCGGGTCGGGTGGGCCTCACCTGCACTTCGAAATTCGGGATGAGAAAAACAACTTATTAAATCCATTGCTCTTTGGTTTTCAGGAACTTGAAGACACTACGCCGCCCTTTTTCGATAAAATTGCCCTTCGCCCTTTAACACCCACTTCCCGCATCAATGGGCAAGCATCACGCGTCGTGTTGCAGCCTGTCAAGCGGCCCAACGGCGATTATGTGCTTACGCAACCGGTTACAGCTTCGGGCCTGATCGGGCTAGAAATTCTGGCTTATGACCGCACCAACGGGACACCTTATAAGAACGGTTTGGGATGCATCGAGATTCAACTCGATGACCGTGAAGTGTTTGCCTATAACATGGATAATTTTCCGAATGACCAAACGCGCCTGATCAACGTCCACATGGATTACGCGACGGAGCAGTTAACCGGACAGCGCTATCACCGCTGCTACATCGCCGATGGGAACAATCTTCCTCTGTACCAAACCGATGCCACCAAAGGGAAACTTCCTCTATTTGATGGCGAGTCGCACGAAGTTACCATCACCCTGTTTGACAGTTACCAGAACTCAACGCATTTGCGCTTTACGGTAAAAGCCGATACGTCAGAGTCCGCCCCCATTGCGAGGCTGAAGCCAAGTAACCTGCCTACCGTACTGACCAGCGCCGCCGAGGAGAATACGCTGCTGATCCGCGCCCGCAATCTACCGACTGCCGATGCTCCCCCGGCCATTCTGCACACCAGCAGTGCGAAGATAGAAGTTCCAGTAGCGTATGTGCGGGGCAACGAAGCGGTTTATGTGGTGGACCTGAATCAGTATCTGCCGGATTCGGTGCAAGTTGGAAAAGCCATTTTGCCGTTAAATTATAGAAAACGCATTCACCCCGGACGGGAGGAGACCTATAAGCAGGAAGATGTATCGATTGCCTTTGCGCCAAGTAGTTTGCTGGACACCTTGCACTTAACGGTCAAGCGTACGGGTAATATGATCGCGATAAATCAGCTTACGGTCCCTTTAAATGATAACATTGGTGTTAACTTTGCCCCTTCAGAACCGGTAGAAGATAAACAACGAACCCAAATTTATCAGGTCAGCGGTGGGCGTCGAAAATACATTGGTGGCTTCTGGAAAGATGATCGGTTTCATTTCCGGCCTCGTGAACTGGGCACGTTTAAGTTGTTAACCGATACAAACGCTCCGGTAGCAAAATGGATACGGAAGGATTCGGAGGGTTTAGTAGCAACCATCAAAGACGACTTATCGGGTCTTGAGAGCTTTCGGATGCTGGTCAATGGGGAATGGGTCTTGATGCAATATGACTACAAACGGGCCCTTATCTGGTCAGACCGCCTCGATCGTACCAAGCCATTCGAAGGAGAGGTAGTCCTGGAGGTCAAAGATCGTGCGGGCAATAAAACGTTATTGACCGCCAACCTGCCAATGGTTACCGCGCAGGCGGATTCTGTCTCTAACGTACCCCCTTCTACTGTAAAACAATAG